From the Chitinolyticbacter meiyuanensis genome, one window contains:
- a CDS encoding phage tail sheath subtilisin-like domain-containing protein, producing MTLIIPGVEVKVVKEVLAPQLAPSGVLGLVGVAELDDKGAVRGVARAASWRSFIESAGPAAAFAMPEASPALSNGVFELVVSPVTGATAASVKIPASSGTAFTLQARAPGPWANGALVQLVTRSVETEEKDAAGKAVTQLLIDLTISLPGTEYKEVHRNLSVGSAQARNVQKVLAQQSQLLRVVEDADKLKEPKAAAEPASFTLADGKDASAEQYRAALALLENEPDVDMVLVSVQDQSDLTRLARIYSDVIAHCDRMSALSQGRIGLGQVPGVNAAGVKTAAEKLTATLVSDRFVLVAPAGVVGAVAGTLGSLDYFQSPTFKRLAALPEPAPALSVELQQELLKRNVVPVVSQRGRGIIVVRGLTTDGDQISVRRVADHAVRGIKVIGELFIGRLNNEEGRGALKQKLVEFLVQMQKEGAIVPSTDGSDPAFKVNVYSSQDDFAKGIVRVDLAVRPVRAIDYIYATVLVQT from the coding sequence ATGACGCTGATCATCCCGGGTGTAGAGGTCAAGGTAGTCAAGGAGGTGCTGGCACCGCAGCTGGCGCCGTCCGGCGTGCTGGGTCTGGTGGGCGTGGCCGAGCTGGACGACAAGGGCGCCGTGCGTGGTGTTGCCCGTGCCGCCAGCTGGCGTTCCTTCATCGAATCGGCAGGCCCCGCGGCCGCCTTCGCCATGCCGGAGGCGTCGCCCGCCCTGTCCAACGGCGTATTCGAGTTGGTGGTCAGCCCGGTGACCGGTGCCACCGCCGCCAGCGTCAAGATCCCCGCTTCATCTGGTACCGCATTCACGCTGCAGGCACGCGCGCCCGGCCCGTGGGCCAATGGCGCGCTGGTGCAACTGGTGACCCGTAGCGTCGAGACCGAGGAAAAGGATGCGGCGGGCAAGGCCGTCACCCAGCTGCTGATCGATCTCACGATCAGCCTGCCGGGGACCGAATACAAGGAAGTGCACCGCAATCTCTCCGTCGGTTCCGCCCAGGCTCGCAATGTGCAGAAGGTGCTGGCGCAGCAATCGCAGCTGCTGCGGGTGGTCGAGGACGCGGACAAGCTCAAGGAGCCCAAGGCCGCAGCCGAGCCCGCCTCGTTTACGCTGGCCGATGGCAAGGATGCGAGTGCCGAGCAGTATCGTGCCGCGCTGGCACTGCTGGAGAACGAGCCCGATGTCGACATGGTGCTGGTCTCGGTGCAGGACCAGAGTGACCTGACCCGGCTGGCCCGCATCTACAGCGACGTGATCGCGCACTGCGATCGCATGTCCGCACTGAGCCAGGGCCGGATCGGCCTGGGCCAGGTGCCGGGCGTCAACGCAGCGGGCGTCAAAACCGCTGCCGAGAAGCTCACCGCCACCCTGGTGTCCGACCGTTTTGTGCTGGTGGCTCCGGCTGGCGTGGTTGGCGCGGTGGCCGGCACGCTCGGTAGCCTCGATTACTTCCAGTCGCCTACCTTCAAGCGGCTGGCTGCGCTGCCGGAGCCCGCACCGGCGCTGTCGGTCGAGCTGCAGCAGGAGCTGCTCAAGCGCAATGTGGTGCCGGTGGTCAGCCAGCGCGGTCGCGGCATCATCGTGGTGCGCGGCCTGACCACCGATGGCGACCAGATCAGCGTGCGTCGCGTGGCCGACCATGCCGTGCGCGGCATCAAGGTGATCGGTGAGCTGTTCATCGGCCGACTCAACAACGAGGAAGGCCGTGGCGCGCTGAAACAGAAACTGGTCGAGTTCCTGGTGCAGATGCAGAAGGAAGGCGCCATCGTGCCGTCGACCGACGGCAGTGATCCGGCCTTCAAGGTCAACGTGTATTCCAGCCAGGACGATTTCGCCAAGGGCATCGTCCGCGTCGACCTCGCGGTCCGGCCGGTACGCGCCATCGACTACATCTACGCGACGGTGCTGGTGCAGACATGA
- a CDS encoding peptidoglycan-binding domain-containing protein — protein MPDTPVPATPAPQTPAPVPVPGDRADNPFRALALLLEAVRTSLESSKAPSKAPRWVRIVRVREFKDDVIAGGVSKTVDVLVTALGYLQRFSLDATDLLIQGDAAKALVEVSAEFIKKATSKEFVNALELAIGQEPSASAPIPDVGSVIDKIVAIADKVPEPEDLEVIGRELYKLLSIDLKTSEDDLAAATTDHVLIETTGKLRLLQWGLGNTFKLQNFGKGATPSEAVLTSLGSRRVWLATNAKLPQRTIGKWGDANNQETVFELQFAGDKAGADIAEANTILDGLGYPVPSGLDRKVFSDKFAERLKAFQKINGLELSGKLDKATLNRLLHLDTETQSLKRAKRYKAEPEAPQ, from the coding sequence ATGCCCGATACACCCGTACCCGCCACGCCCGCCCCGCAAACGCCGGCACCCGTCCCGGTTCCCGGCGATCGCGCCGACAACCCGTTCCGCGCGCTGGCGCTGCTGCTCGAAGCGGTGCGCACCTCGCTCGAATCGAGCAAGGCCCCGAGCAAGGCGCCGCGCTGGGTGCGCATCGTGCGCGTGCGCGAGTTCAAGGACGACGTGATCGCCGGCGGCGTCAGCAAGACGGTGGATGTGCTGGTCACCGCGCTGGGCTATCTGCAGCGCTTCTCGCTCGATGCCACCGACCTGCTGATCCAGGGTGATGCCGCCAAGGCGCTGGTCGAGGTGTCGGCCGAGTTCATCAAGAAGGCCACCAGCAAGGAATTCGTCAATGCGCTGGAACTCGCCATCGGCCAGGAGCCGAGCGCCAGTGCGCCGATCCCGGACGTGGGCAGCGTGATCGACAAGATCGTCGCTATCGCCGACAAGGTGCCCGAGCCCGAGGACCTGGAAGTGATCGGCCGCGAGCTCTACAAGCTGCTGTCCATCGACCTGAAGACCAGCGAGGACGACCTGGCCGCGGCAACCACCGACCACGTGCTGATCGAAACCACCGGCAAGCTGCGCCTGCTGCAATGGGGCCTCGGCAACACCTTCAAGCTGCAGAATTTCGGCAAGGGCGCCACCCCGAGCGAAGCGGTGCTCACCTCGCTCGGCTCGCGCCGTGTCTGGCTGGCCACCAATGCTAAGCTGCCGCAACGCACCATCGGCAAATGGGGCGATGCCAACAACCAGGAAACGGTGTTCGAGCTGCAGTTTGCCGGCGACAAGGCCGGTGCCGACATCGCTGAAGCCAACACCATCCTCGATGGCCTGGGCTATCCGGTGCCGAGCGGCCTCGATCGCAAGGTGTTCTCCGACAAGTTCGCCGAACGTCTCAAGGCCTTCCAGAAGATCAACGGCCTGGAGCTCAGCGGCAAGCTCGACAAGGCCACGCTGAACCGCCTGCTGCACCTGGATACCGAAACGCAAAGCCTCAAGCGCGCCAAGCGCTACAAGGCCGAGCCGGAAGCACCGCAGTAA
- the hisG gene encoding ATP phosphoribosyltransferase gives MITIALSKGRIFEETLPLLAAAGVVPNEDPEASRKLIIGTNHDDVRLIIVRATDVPTYVQYGAADLGVAGRDVLIEHGGAGLYQPLDLEIAKCQLMVAVRNGFDYAGAVQQGARLRIATKYTEQAREHFAGKGVHVDLIKLYGSMELAPLVGLADAIVDLVSTGGTLKANDLVAVEHIRDISSRLIVNQAALKLKGARIQPMIDAFAGAIV, from the coding sequence ATGATTACCATCGCGCTTTCCAAAGGCCGCATCTTCGAGGAAACGCTGCCGCTGCTGGCCGCTGCCGGCGTCGTGCCGAACGAGGATCCGGAAGCCAGCCGCAAGCTCATCATCGGCACCAACCACGACGACGTGCGGCTCATCATCGTGCGCGCCACCGATGTGCCCACCTACGTGCAATACGGCGCGGCCGACCTCGGCGTGGCCGGGCGCGACGTGTTGATCGAACACGGTGGTGCTGGTCTGTACCAGCCGCTCGATCTCGAGATCGCCAAGTGCCAGCTGATGGTGGCTGTGCGCAACGGCTTCGACTACGCCGGTGCCGTTCAGCAGGGCGCCCGCTTGCGCATCGCCACCAAGTACACCGAGCAGGCGCGCGAGCATTTCGCCGGCAAGGGCGTGCACGTCGACCTGATCAAGCTCTATGGTTCGATGGAACTGGCGCCGCTGGTGGGCCTGGCCGACGCCATCGTCGACCTGGTGTCGACCGGCGGCACGCTCAAGGCCAACGACTTGGTCGCGGTCGAGCATATCCGCGATATCTCCAGCCGGCTGATCGTCAACCAGGCCGCGCTCAAGCTCAAGGGCGCCCGCATCCAACCGATGATCGACGCCTTTGCTGGCGCCATCGTGTAA
- a CDS encoding ABC transporter permease — MTGFTTLFIKELLRFWKVAFQTVAAPVLTGLLYLLIFAHVLDAHVQPYPGVRYTAFLIPGLAMMSMLQNAFSNTSSSLIQSKITGNLVFILLPPLSHFEFFAAYVLAAVVRGLIVGAGVLAVTLWFAVPPFTHPLWIVVFAALGCGVMAILGLIAGIWAEKFDQLAAFQNFLIMPLTFLSGVFYSIHSLPPFWQAVSHWNPVFYMIDGFRYGFFGQGDVNPWFSLAVVSGFFLLLAGWAYWLIKSGYKIRH; from the coding sequence ATGACCGGCTTCACCACATTGTTCATCAAGGAGCTGCTGCGATTCTGGAAGGTGGCATTCCAGACCGTGGCCGCGCCCGTGCTCACGGGCCTGTTGTACCTGCTGATCTTTGCCCATGTGCTTGATGCGCATGTGCAACCGTATCCCGGCGTGCGCTACACCGCTTTCCTGATTCCCGGGTTGGCGATGATGAGCATGCTGCAGAACGCGTTCTCCAACACCAGCTCCAGCCTGATTCAATCAAAGATCACCGGCAATCTGGTTTTCATCCTGCTGCCACCGTTGTCGCACTTCGAATTCTTCGCCGCCTATGTGCTGGCCGCCGTGGTGCGTGGGTTGATCGTCGGCGCTGGTGTGCTGGCGGTCACGCTATGGTTCGCCGTGCCGCCATTCACCCATCCGCTGTGGATCGTCGTGTTCGCGGCGCTGGGCTGTGGCGTGATGGCCATCCTGGGGTTGATCGCCGGTATCTGGGCAGAGAAGTTCGACCAGCTGGCGGCGTTCCAGAACTTCCTGATCATGCCGCTCACCTTTCTCTCCGGCGTGTTCTACTCGATCCATAGCCTGCCGCCGTTCTGGCAGGCGGTTTCGCACTGGAATCCGGTGTTCTACATGATCGATGGCTTCCGCTACGGCTTTTTCGGTCAGGGCGACGTGAACCCATGGTTCTCGCTGGCGGTGGTCTCGGGCTTTTTCCTGCTGCTCGCCGGCTGGGCATACTGGCTGATAAAATCCGGCTACAAGATAAGACACTGA
- a CDS encoding ABC transporter ATP-binding protein: MSAIVFDHVVKRYGAFEALSGVSFAVELGDFFALLGPNGAGKTTLISILGGLAQATSGQVSVMGHDVASDYRAARRAVGIVPQELVFDPFFTVRETLQFQSGYFGIKRNDDWIDEILANLGLTAKAHSNMRQLSGGMKRRVMVAQALVHRPPVIVLDEPTAGVDVELRQTLWAFIQKLNADGHTIVLTTHYLEEAETLCNRIAMLKQGRLIALEDKAALMKRNKARSVFLRVKPAQLPDTLKPLLVAERDDGFELRLADPDALPGILLAVQASGLSIRDLEVSKPDLEDIFVATMREAA, translated from the coding sequence ATGAGCGCCATCGTCTTTGATCACGTGGTCAAGCGCTACGGCGCGTTCGAGGCCCTCTCGGGAGTCAGCTTCGCCGTCGAGCTGGGCGATTTCTTCGCGCTGCTGGGCCCCAATGGTGCCGGCAAAACCACGCTGATCTCCATCCTGGGCGGGCTGGCACAGGCCACGTCGGGCCAGGTGTCGGTAATGGGGCACGACGTGGCCAGCGACTATCGCGCCGCGCGCCGCGCCGTCGGCATCGTGCCGCAGGAGCTGGTGTTCGACCCCTTCTTCACCGTGCGCGAAACGCTGCAGTTTCAGTCCGGCTATTTCGGCATCAAGCGCAACGACGACTGGATCGACGAGATACTGGCCAATCTTGGCCTCACCGCCAAAGCGCACAGCAATATGCGGCAGCTCTCCGGTGGCATGAAGCGCCGGGTGATGGTGGCGCAGGCGCTGGTGCACCGCCCGCCCGTGATCGTGCTCGACGAGCCCACCGCCGGGGTCGATGTCGAGCTGCGGCAGACGCTATGGGCCTTCATCCAGAAGCTGAACGCCGATGGCCACACCATCGTGCTGACCACGCACTACCTCGAGGAAGCCGAGACGCTGTGCAACCGCATCGCCATGCTCAAGCAGGGCCGGCTGATCGCGCTGGAGGACAAGGCGGCGCTGATGAAGCGCAACAAGGCGCGCAGCGTGTTCCTGCGGGTGAAGCCTGCGCAGTTGCCGGACACCTTGAAGCCGCTGCTGGTGGCTGAGCGGGACGACGGCTTCGAGTTGCGGCTGGCCGATCCTGATGCACTGCCGGGCATCCTGCTCGCCGTGCAGGCATCCGGCTTGTCGATCCGCGATCTCGAAGTCAGCAAGCCGGATCTGGAAGACATCTTCGTCGCCACGATGCGGGAGGCTGCATGA
- a CDS encoding DNA circularization N-terminal domain-containing protein: MVRIGKIELKGVQNLHTEEARTLVEQRVPEQQGSVFQDLGREPVTVVIDGLLFGDEVMSALETLRVAHAKAQPQAFAADIVVGSDLTDVVIEDFRVRQVAGYPDRYRFSLRLREHVEPPQSTSAALAPVNRDIAGDAAAWSDGAVGAAAVLQDPASLAQALTDNPALIHNLDADALGAAIGNSLDQLDTSQLGDMIGAVGALDPAKASGLFDALGKAGSLGQMLNKYLAEGANLIEQLKNFDWSRAGSLMRAFAGGLDFLSALKNVADKAGKLVADIGNLELPPELDRIVRGERR, from the coding sequence ATGGTCCGCATCGGCAAGATCGAACTCAAGGGCGTGCAGAACCTGCACACCGAGGAGGCGCGTACCCTCGTCGAGCAGCGGGTGCCGGAGCAGCAGGGCAGCGTGTTCCAGGATCTGGGGCGTGAGCCGGTCACCGTGGTCATCGACGGGCTGCTGTTCGGCGACGAGGTGATGAGCGCGCTGGAAACGCTGCGGGTGGCGCATGCCAAGGCGCAGCCGCAGGCATTCGCCGCGGATATCGTGGTCGGCAGTGATCTGACCGATGTGGTGATCGAGGACTTCCGGGTACGGCAGGTGGCTGGTTACCCGGATCGCTACCGCTTCAGCCTGCGCCTGCGCGAGCATGTCGAGCCGCCGCAATCCACCAGTGCCGCGCTCGCGCCGGTCAATCGCGACATCGCTGGTGATGCCGCCGCCTGGAGCGACGGTGCAGTCGGTGCCGCCGCGGTGCTGCAGGATCCGGCGTCGCTGGCACAGGCGCTGACCGACAACCCGGCGCTGATCCACAACCTGGATGCCGACGCGCTGGGGGCCGCCATCGGCAATAGCCTCGACCAGCTCGACACCAGCCAGCTTGGCGACATGATCGGCGCGGTGGGTGCGCTCGATCCCGCCAAGGCATCGGGGCTGTTCGATGCACTCGGCAAGGCCGGCAGCCTGGGGCAGATGCTGAACAAGTACCTCGCCGAAGGCGCCAACCTGATCGAGCAACTGAAGAACTTCGACTGGAGCCGTGCCGGCTCGCTGATGCGGGCGTTCGCCGGCGGCCTCGACTTCCTTTCCGCCCTCAAGAACGTGGCGGACAAGGCTGGCAAGCTCGTCGCCGACATCGGCAACCTGGAGCTGCCGCCTGAACTGGATCGCATCGTCCGTGGAGAGCGCCGATGA
- a CDS encoding phage baseplate assembly protein V yields MSDPIAVIRAVVRDELRNLRLGDLGVVTSVFPHTDAGDAHHYECNVKLREADLELRKVPIATPHIGMASCPAVGDLVLLSYVGGDPNRAVVIGRLYSENATPPLFDENEWRVHSPLAGATHIAIDKEESFVVTAGKTVVTVKKDGNVEIAGEADVNIEVKGNATIKCGDCTIDASGNIDLGKGGAGVITEASHKCYFTGKPLVPSQTVKAKG; encoded by the coding sequence GTGAGCGATCCGATCGCCGTCATCCGCGCCGTGGTGCGCGACGAGCTACGCAACCTGCGCCTGGGTGACCTGGGCGTGGTGACCAGCGTGTTCCCGCATACCGATGCCGGTGATGCCCATCACTACGAGTGCAATGTGAAGCTGCGCGAGGCCGATCTGGAGCTGCGCAAGGTGCCGATCGCCACGCCGCACATCGGCATGGCGAGCTGCCCGGCAGTGGGTGATCTGGTGCTGCTGAGCTACGTCGGTGGCGACCCGAACCGCGCGGTGGTGATCGGTCGGCTGTACTCGGAAAACGCCACGCCGCCGCTGTTCGACGAGAACGAATGGCGCGTGCATTCGCCCTTGGCGGGCGCTACGCATATCGCGATCGACAAGGAGGAATCCTTCGTCGTCACCGCCGGCAAGACCGTGGTCACGGTGAAGAAGGACGGCAATGTCGAAATCGCCGGCGAGGCTGACGTGAACATCGAGGTCAAGGGCAATGCCACCATCAAGTGCGGTGATTGCACCATCGATGCCTCCGGCAACATCGACCTGGGCAAGGGCGGCGCCGGCGTGATCACCGAGGCCAGCCACAAGTGCTATTTCACCGGCAAGCCGCTGGTGCCGTCG
- the murA gene encoding UDP-N-acetylglucosamine 1-carboxyvinyltransferase: MDKLKITGGAPLAGDITISGAKNAALPILCASLLTADTLRLTNVPQLADVKTTQKLLQGMGVRVMTDNVHEYEITANPVTSTIAPYELVKTMRASILVLGPTLARFGEAQVSLPGGCAIGARPVDQHIKGLQAMGAEIVIEHGYVKARGKLKGARFRSDMITVTGTENLMMAAVLAEGTTILENAAREPEVVDLAECLIKMGAKISGHGSDTITIEGVKALHGAEHAIVPDRIETGTFLVAAAAARGRIVCRNTRADILGAVLDKLVEAGAHVEAGDDWIALDMKSRPKAVDIRTLEYPAFPTDMQAQFTLLNAVAEGTAVITETIFENRFMHAPELARMGANIKVDGHNAVVTGVEKLSGATVMATDLRASACLVIAGLIADGETIVDRIYHLDRGYEHIEAKLAGIGAQIERIR; the protein is encoded by the coding sequence ATGGACAAGCTCAAAATCACCGGCGGCGCGCCGCTCGCCGGCGACATCACCATTTCCGGCGCCAAGAACGCCGCCCTGCCCATCCTGTGCGCGAGCCTGTTGACGGCCGATACGCTGCGGCTCACCAACGTGCCGCAGCTGGCGGACGTGAAGACCACGCAGAAGCTGCTGCAGGGCATGGGCGTGCGGGTGATGACCGACAATGTCCACGAGTACGAAATCACTGCCAACCCGGTGACCAGCACCATCGCGCCGTACGAGCTGGTCAAGACCATGCGTGCGTCCATCCTGGTGCTGGGCCCGACGCTGGCGCGCTTCGGCGAGGCACAGGTGTCACTGCCCGGTGGCTGCGCCATCGGCGCCCGTCCGGTCGATCAGCACATCAAGGGCCTGCAGGCTATGGGCGCCGAGATCGTGATCGAGCACGGCTATGTGAAGGCGCGCGGCAAGCTGAAAGGCGCGCGTTTCCGCTCGGACATGATCACGGTGACCGGCACCGAGAACCTGATGATGGCGGCGGTGCTGGCCGAAGGTACCACCATCCTGGAGAACGCCGCGCGCGAGCCCGAGGTGGTCGATCTGGCCGAGTGCCTGATCAAGATGGGCGCCAAGATCAGCGGCCATGGTTCGGACACCATCACCATCGAAGGCGTGAAGGCACTGCATGGTGCCGAGCACGCCATCGTGCCGGACCGCATCGAGACCGGTACTTTCCTGGTGGCTGCCGCCGCCGCGCGCGGCCGCATTGTCTGCCGCAATACGCGCGCCGACATCCTCGGCGCCGTGCTCGACAAGCTGGTCGAGGCCGGTGCCCATGTCGAGGCGGGCGACGACTGGATCGCGCTCGACATGAAATCGCGCCCCAAGGCGGTCGACATCCGCACGCTGGAATACCCGGCATTCCCGACCGACATGCAGGCGCAGTTCACGCTGCTTAATGCGGTGGCCGAAGGCACGGCGGTGATCACCGAGACCATTTTCGAGAACCGCTTCATGCACGCGCCTGAGCTGGCGCGCATGGGTGCCAATATCAAGGTCGACGGCCACAATGCCGTCGTCACCGGCGTGGAGAAGCTCTCCGGCGCCACCGTGATGGCAACCGACCTGCGCGCCTCTGCCTGCCTCGTGATCGCCGGCCTGATTGCCGATGGCGAAACCATCGTCGACCGCATCTACCACCTCGATCGCGGCTACGAGCACATCGAGGCCAAGCTCGCCGGCATCGGTGCGCAGATCGAGCGGATCCGCTGA
- a CDS encoding BolA family protein, whose protein sequence is MKTESVKALIEAALPCTYVEVEGDGSHFYATIVSSAFEGLKLLDRHRLVKDKLKAHFDSGELHALSLRATRTPQEAQP, encoded by the coding sequence ATGAAGACTGAAAGCGTCAAGGCGTTGATCGAAGCAGCGCTGCCCTGTACCTACGTGGAAGTGGAAGGCGATGGCAGCCACTTCTACGCCACCATCGTTTCCTCGGCCTTTGAGGGGCTCAAGTTGCTCGATCGTCACCGCCTGGTGAAGGACAAGCTCAAGGCGCATTTCGATTCGGGCGAACTGCATGCGCTCAGCCTGCGTGCCACGCGCACCCCGCAAGAGGCGCAGCCGTGA
- a CDS encoding DUF4870 domain-containing protein, giving the protein MLTLNPKPAGDDADGKPKPPTQAEKGFAVLAHLAGLFWIPYLPMPVLALLIPFLTLQFARVHSEFVEQHAVQACNFQLLMGCLYVIAMITSGSIGSLFPIWWVAIGSAMFALWEAAKAINGWRSKYPVTLKLFK; this is encoded by the coding sequence ATGCTGACGCTGAACCCCAAGCCCGCCGGCGACGATGCCGACGGCAAGCCCAAGCCGCCGACCCAGGCTGAGAAGGGTTTTGCCGTACTGGCCCATCTGGCAGGCCTCTTTTGGATTCCCTACCTGCCGATGCCGGTGCTGGCGCTGCTGATTCCCTTCCTCACGCTGCAGTTTGCCCGCGTGCATTCGGAATTCGTCGAGCAGCATGCCGTGCAGGCCTGCAACTTCCAGCTGCTGATGGGCTGCCTCTACGTGATTGCCATGATCACCAGCGGCAGCATCGGTTCGTTGTTCCCGATCTGGTGGGTGGCCATCGGCTCGGCCATGTTCGCGCTGTGGGAAGCGGCCAAGGCCATCAATGGCTGGCGGTCCAAGTATCCGGTGACGCTGAAACTCTTCAAATAA
- a CDS encoding contractile injection system protein, VgrG/Pvc8 family — MSASQQRTDYSVKVGSYRASSGRDRGDRQLLSLVVDIDLDAAGGVCLIEFAAGEDAPVAAGDAVSVSLNTGDGATTVYTGTAGQVRLGAASERIEAWDALALLSRVRLAASYESVSADFIIKDLLQKVGAKAGQVATGPELAQYAVHPAPSVLAHVQRLAGLAGAIPFCDGQGAVQVLAATTAGNTHRFRYGETVIALALQPATPAFDSVEAWGEGAASAKGADKAHWLTTDLAGVAGKAALGQRGQITSGKLGDAPLQLIDGALRSGEAVQAAADNRMRALAARSVRGYLDVFAAPAIQPGDTIELERLPAQHPATRLLAGCGPLRVRRVRHTLDRARGLVTRVGF; from the coding sequence ATGAGCGCCAGCCAGCAACGTACCGATTACAGCGTGAAGGTGGGCAGTTACCGCGCCAGCAGCGGCCGCGACCGCGGCGATCGCCAGCTGCTGAGCCTGGTGGTCGATATCGACCTCGATGCGGCCGGTGGCGTGTGCCTGATCGAATTCGCGGCCGGCGAGGATGCGCCGGTGGCGGCAGGCGACGCGGTCTCGGTCAGTCTCAATACCGGCGATGGTGCCACCACCGTCTACACCGGAACGGCTGGGCAGGTTCGCCTTGGCGCTGCCAGCGAGCGCATCGAGGCCTGGGATGCGCTCGCCCTGCTGTCCCGCGTGCGGCTGGCCGCTTCCTACGAGAGCGTCAGCGCGGATTTCATCATCAAGGATCTACTGCAGAAGGTCGGCGCCAAGGCCGGTCAGGTCGCTACCGGGCCGGAGCTGGCCCAATACGCGGTCCATCCTGCCCCGTCGGTGCTCGCGCATGTGCAGCGCCTGGCGGGCCTCGCTGGCGCGATCCCGTTTTGCGATGGCCAGGGGGCGGTGCAGGTGCTGGCCGCCACCACGGCAGGGAACACGCACCGGTTCCGCTACGGCGAGACCGTGATCGCGCTGGCGCTGCAGCCGGCAACACCGGCCTTCGACAGCGTCGAGGCCTGGGGCGAGGGCGCAGCCAGCGCCAAGGGTGCAGACAAGGCGCACTGGCTGACGACCGATCTGGCCGGCGTGGCCGGCAAGGCGGCGCTGGGCCAGCGTGGCCAGATCACCAGCGGCAAGCTTGGCGACGCCCCGTTGCAGCTCATCGACGGCGCGCTGCGCAGCGGTGAGGCGGTACAGGCGGCTGCGGACAACCGCATGCGGGCGCTGGCAGCCCGATCGGTGCGTGGCTACTTGGACGTATTTGCTGCCCCCGCGATCCAGCCGGGCGACACCATCGAACTGGAGCGCCTGCCCGCGCAGCACCCGGCCACGCGCCTGCTGGCGGGGTGCGGGCCGTTGCGGGTACGCCGGGTGCGCCACACGCTGGACCGCGCGCGCGGTCTGGTCACCCGGGTGGGGTTCTGA